The Acetoanaerobium noterae genome window below encodes:
- a CDS encoding methionine gamma-lyase family protein — protein MYTSSNNYYSYFGISNDLINQASSIEKSLSKIYSELDKIKEINQLKVLKAMQDAKLSDSHFNPSTGYGYNDAGREKIEEIYANVFNTEDALVRPTLVNGTHALSTCLQSLLMPGDTMLSISGKPYDTLDEVIGITNHPLSLKSYNIKYEQIDLLPSGDFDKNSIVNHLKVNSDIKMIYIQRSKGYSRRKSLTINTLEEICNLIKSINNKVIIMLDNCYGEFIETREPTDVGVDIMAGSLIKNPGGGLAITGGYIVGKKSYVELASQRLTCPSIGKECGLTFNTNRLTLQGLFLAPSIVNSALKGAIFCSKLFQDSSYDVYPVYDEARSDIIQAIGLNSELEVIEFCKAIQAAAPVDSYVTPEPWDMPGYDSKVIMAAGAFIQGSSIELSADAPIKEPFTVYFQGGITYEHSKLGALMAYNNIKKIKE, from the coding sequence ATGTATACATCATCGAATAATTATTATAGCTATTTTGGAATTTCGAATGACTTAATTAATCAAGCTTCATCAATAGAAAAAAGTCTTTCTAAAATTTATTCCGAGTTAGATAAAATTAAAGAAATTAACCAATTAAAAGTTTTAAAAGCAATGCAGGATGCAAAACTAAGCGATTCCCACTTTAATCCTTCCACAGGCTATGGTTACAATGATGCAGGAAGAGAAAAAATAGAAGAAATATATGCCAATGTATTTAATACTGAAGATGCTTTAGTAAGACCTACATTAGTAAATGGAACTCACGCTTTATCAACTTGTCTACAATCTCTACTTATGCCTGGCGATACAATGCTTTCCATATCAGGGAAACCGTACGATACTTTAGATGAGGTAATAGGAATAACCAATCATCCTCTGTCTCTAAAAAGCTATAACATAAAATATGAGCAAATAGATTTGCTTCCTAGTGGTGATTTTGACAAAAATTCAATCGTGAATCACCTCAAAGTTAATTCAGATATTAAAATGATTTATATCCAAAGATCAAAAGGATATAGCAGAAGAAAAAGTCTTACTATAAATACATTAGAAGAAATATGTAACTTGATAAAATCAATCAATAACAAAGTTATAATTATGCTTGACAATTGCTACGGAGAGTTTATAGAGACTCGTGAACCAACCGATGTCGGCGTGGATATAATGGCTGGATCTTTAATAAAAAATCCAGGAGGAGGCTTAGCTATAACCGGAGGCTATATAGTAGGAAAAAAAAGCTATGTGGAGCTCGCTTCCCAAAGATTGACCTGCCCAAGCATAGGAAAAGAATGTGGACTTACGTTCAATACCAACAGATTGACACTACAAGGTCTTTTCTTGGCTCCAAGTATTGTAAATTCAGCCCTAAAAGGAGCAATTTTTTGTTCCAAGCTTTTTCAAGATAGCAGCTATGACGTTTATCCAGTGTACGATGAAGCAAGAAGCGATATAATACAAGCAATTGGCCTGAATTCAGAACTGGAGGTAATAGAGTTTTGCAAAGCAATACAAGCTGCCGCACCTGTAGATTCATATGTGACACCAGAACCATGGGATATGCCTGGCTATGACAGCAAGGTGATTATGGCTGCTGGAGCTTTTATACAAGGCTCTTCAATAGAACTGAGTGCTGATGCACCTATAAAAGAACCCTTTACCGTATACTTTCAAGGTGGAATTACATACGAACATTCTAAGCTGGGAGCTTTAATGGCTTATAATAATATAAAAAAAATCAAGGAGTGA
- the yneA gene encoding cell division suppressor protein YneA, whose amino-acid sequence MKTRRKKNRHYINSKVNITILLLIILISTVFSIYSLGENNEANQISYSTYTILSGDTLWDISTRYKNPSDDTRDFIEKIVEANQLTSLNVIPGQKLLIPIESTFN is encoded by the coding sequence ATGAAAACTAGAAGAAAAAAAAATAGACATTATATAAATAGCAAAGTTAACATAACTATATTATTGTTAATAATATTAATTTCCACTGTTTTTAGCATATATTCACTAGGTGAGAATAATGAAGCAAATCAAATATCATATTCTACCTACACTATACTATCAGGAGATACATTATGGGATATATCAACTAGATATAAAAACCCGAGCGATGATACAAGAGATTTTATCGAAAAGATAGTAGAGGCAAATCAATTAACATCCTTAAATGTAATTCCAGGACAAAAATTACTCATTCCAATCGAAAGTACTTTCAACTAA
- a CDS encoding tyrosine-type recombinase/integrase, whose product MDKNFLIQINNKIDKEIPNAFKMYVKLFTNALISSGKSNNTVVSYYLDIKTFFDYCSISEILSQEITDIRPIHINSYYTHLVSVRDNNSISIKRKKYVMKLFFDFLEEQNEINKNPIPKDSVIKAKIKNPYKAPTYLEIEEIKKINKAILDTNKNEFTKIRNLFIFNLLIHTGLRINEALNLDLSDFEQGINTNRLYVKGKGEKERYLPIELNSTFFQIYEEGFVYNFAERYFTLRNKTKTSNCALFISKRGDRLTSRYVQKNLQELRLSANLNKNVTPHKLRHTFATHLLKNGTNIRLVQELLGHSSISTTQIYTHSNSKDLDEAIKKFTIKY is encoded by the coding sequence ATGGATAAAAATTTTCTGATACAAATTAATAACAAAATAGATAAAGAAATACCAAATGCTTTTAAAATGTATGTAAAGCTGTTCACGAATGCTCTTATTTCATCAGGAAAAAGCAACAACACTGTAGTTTCTTATTATTTAGATATAAAAACTTTTTTTGATTACTGTAGCATAAGCGAAATCCTTTCGCAAGAAATCACAGATATAAGGCCAATACATATAAATTCATATTATACTCATCTCGTTTCTGTTAGAGACAATAATTCAATTTCAATAAAAAGAAAAAAATATGTCATGAAATTGTTTTTTGATTTTTTAGAGGAACAAAATGAGATTAATAAAAATCCGATACCTAAAGATAGCGTTATAAAAGCAAAAATTAAAAATCCATATAAAGCGCCTACTTATTTAGAAATTGAAGAAATAAAAAAAATAAATAAAGCAATATTAGATACCAATAAAAATGAATTTACAAAAATAAGAAACTTATTCATATTCAATCTTTTAATCCACACAGGACTAAGAATAAACGAAGCTCTAAATTTAGATTTAAGCGATTTTGAACAAGGTATAAATACTAATCGTCTCTATGTAAAAGGTAAGGGCGAAAAAGAAAGATATTTGCCAATAGAGCTAAATTCCACTTTTTTTCAAATATACGAAGAAGGATTTGTTTATAATTTTGCAGAAAGATATTTTACGTTAAGAAATAAAACTAAAACTTCTAATTGTGCGCTGTTTATCTCTAAAAGAGGAGATAGATTAACAAGTCGTTATGTACAAAAAAATTTACAGGAATTAAGATTAAGTGCTAATTTAAATAAAAATGTAACTCCTCATAAGCTCAGACATACTTTTGCTACCCACTTATTAAAAAATGGCACAAACATAAGATTGGTTCAAGAATTGCTAGGTCATAGCTCTATATCTACAACCCAAATCTACACACATTCAAACTCTAAAGACTTAGATGAGGCTATAAAAAAATTCACAATAAAATACTAG
- a CDS encoding replication initiation factor domain-containing protein — MKNYFLIDYLTINIKNVVPTEMISFFCNVVRNNDVKIDNFIHFETGAIAGYNNSYRFLGEKFITFSYHTDFPEYGLTINISGQGCNFLKSSDFVDYISFLKNNGYDYNVTRCDIAYDDFNKIIPINQMIESVKNYIDNGTSVSTKIMRSSVTFYYGSFNNISYTNFKFGSRYSTGGLRLYDKRAEQKCKDLDYWYRLELELRKEKAHAFMNLYLTHYNNFSDLYVTILNSILRFIDDSDEGTHKSRSKNSGWYTDFLAKLGNTSLKSTFKN; from the coding sequence ATGAAGAATTATTTTCTTATTGATTACCTTACAATCAATATAAAAAATGTAGTTCCTACAGAAATGATATCCTTTTTTTGTAATGTTGTTAGAAATAATGATGTTAAAATTGATAATTTTATTCATTTTGAAACTGGTGCTATAGCTGGTTATAACAATTCATATCGTTTTCTTGGTGAAAAATTTATAACTTTTTCTTATCATACTGATTTTCCTGAGTATGGTCTTACTATTAATATCTCTGGTCAAGGTTGTAATTTTTTGAAATCTTCTGATTTTGTTGATTACATCTCCTTTCTAAAAAATAATGGATATGATTACAATGTTACTAGATGTGATATTGCTTATGATGATTTTAACAAAATTATTCCTATTAATCAAATGATTGAATCAGTAAAAAATTATATTGATAATGGAACTTCTGTTTCTACTAAAATAATGCGTTCTTCTGTTACTTTTTATTATGGTTCTTTTAATAATATTTCTTATACTAATTTTAAATTTGGTTCTAGATATTCAACTGGTGGTTTAAGACTTTATGATAAAAGAGCAGAACAAAAATGTAAAGATTTAGACTATTGGTATCGTTTAGAATTAGAGCTTAGAAAAGAAAAGGCTCATGCGTTTATGAATCTTTATCTAACGCATTATAATAATTTTTCTGATTTATATGTTACTATATTAAATTCAATTTTAAGATTTATTGATGATTCTGATGAAGGAACTCATAAATCAAGGTCTAAAAATTCAGGGTGGTATACTGATTTTTTAGCTAAGTTGGGCAACACATCTTTAAAAAGTACATTTAAAAACTAG
- the lexA gene encoding transcriptional repressor LexA, whose amino-acid sequence MYSKINQKQLEILLYIKEEIQKKGYPPSVREICSAVDLKSTSTVHSHLNKLEEYGYIKKDPTKPRAIEVILSDDEEGFYRRSSVDIPLLGVVTAGAPILAVENIEEFLPIPSSWVNNGTYFMLKVKGDSMINAGIYDKDTIIVEKTEYAKNGDIVVALINDDETTVKRFFKEKNRIRLQPENEAYSPIYPENISILGVVKTLIRTDVS is encoded by the coding sequence ATGTATTCTAAAATAAATCAGAAGCAACTAGAAATATTATTATATATAAAAGAAGAAATTCAAAAAAAGGGATATCCGCCTTCTGTAAGAGAAATATGTTCTGCGGTTGATTTAAAATCCACCTCTACTGTGCATTCTCATCTGAATAAGCTGGAAGAGTATGGATACATTAAAAAAGACCCAACAAAACCAAGAGCAATTGAAGTTATTCTTTCGGATGATGAAGAAGGCTTTTATAGAAGAAGCTCAGTTGATATACCATTGCTAGGCGTAGTTACTGCAGGAGCTCCTATTCTGGCGGTAGAAAATATAGAAGAATTTTTGCCCATTCCTTCATCTTGGGTAAATAATGGAACATATTTCATGCTTAAGGTTAAAGGAGATAGCATGATTAATGCTGGAATATATGATAAAGATACTATAATCGTAGAAAAAACTGAATATGCTAAAAATGGGGATATTGTAGTTGCTCTTATAAATGATGATGAAACAACTGTTAAACGTTTCTTTAAGGAAAAAAATAGGATTAGACTGCAACCTGAAAATGAAGCATACTCTCCTATTTATCCTGAAAATATCTCTATATTAGGGGTTGTTAAAACACTTATAAGAACAGATGTATCTTAA
- a CDS encoding type I glutamate--ammonia ligase — MPSEIKFLPLDNLLYVIKKENHDFEYLKTLLSNHPEIKFVSLVGMDLKGNGTDERIPIQSMLDDMESFFSLGIQTDGSSVVLHNIATLNDAKVIILPDLKVNWHVDYNFGHLDHITGLPIGTLRIPAFLIHNNKMVCSRSILKKAVKRFKNNCLEIIENSESLKDELGIKDKKIKTIHMTSATELEFWVQTPEDKADEEKLSTSQTLKEQYWKRTEGTVRTAMEKTILMMEKYGFEPEMGHKEVGGVRPQINVSGKQSHIMEQLEIDWKYTNTLQCADNEHFIRHLVLDVFNSHGLEVTFAAKPIEGVAGSGEHTHLGIMAELEDGTKVNLFAHKNFKEEYMSSIGFSSLMGILKNYEVINPFVTSTNDALNRLKPGFEAPVCIVSSLGHSPEFPSRNRSILVGLIKDIETPLSTRFELRAPNPNSNTYLVLASCYQCMLDGISKLAGKYSLKQLEAEFSKKVGDESIYLEKNREYRSEFDVFEHYTESERSELFGKPPATVYENVIAFDSYPEKVETLIEGEVFTKAIIDSYKTSTIDMWINELRGRIIEDNMNLVRNCSKVHDDEISDLDIVNWNRINTLRWELMKDSVDKKSIFTNIRSQILLNDLNEVSNLQKIMSDKVKLLKELYLAYKKNIF; from the coding sequence ATGCCTAGTGAAATAAAATTTTTACCTTTGGACAATTTGCTTTATGTAATAAAAAAAGAAAACCATGATTTTGAGTATTTAAAAACTTTACTTAGCAACCACCCTGAAATTAAGTTCGTTTCATTAGTAGGTATGGATCTAAAAGGCAACGGTACTGACGAAAGAATCCCTATACAATCCATGCTTGATGACATGGAAAGTTTCTTCAGCCTAGGAATTCAAACTGACGGTTCAAGTGTTGTTTTACATAATATAGCTACTCTAAATGATGCTAAAGTTATAATTCTGCCAGATTTAAAGGTAAATTGGCATGTTGATTATAATTTCGGACATTTAGACCATATAACTGGTTTACCTATCGGAACCCTTAGAATACCAGCTTTTTTAATTCATAATAACAAAATGGTTTGTTCTAGATCTATACTAAAAAAAGCAGTTAAAAGATTTAAAAATAATTGTCTTGAAATCATAGAAAATAGCGAGTCTTTAAAAGACGAGCTTGGCATTAAAGATAAAAAAATAAAAACTATACACATGACTTCAGCAACTGAACTAGAGTTTTGGGTTCAAACACCAGAAGACAAAGCAGACGAAGAAAAACTATCAACTTCTCAAACGCTTAAGGAGCAATACTGGAAACGTACAGAAGGAACCGTAAGAACTGCAATGGAAAAAACCATATTGATGATGGAAAAATATGGTTTCGAGCCAGAAATGGGTCATAAAGAAGTAGGAGGAGTAAGACCTCAAATCAATGTAAGCGGAAAGCAAAGCCATATTATGGAGCAGCTTGAAATAGATTGGAAATATACAAACACTCTTCAATGCGCAGACAATGAGCACTTTATAAGACATTTAGTTCTTGACGTATTTAACAGCCATGGCTTAGAAGTAACATTTGCCGCCAAACCAATAGAAGGTGTAGCTGGTAGTGGAGAGCATACTCATCTAGGAATTATGGCAGAGCTTGAAGATGGCACTAAAGTAAACTTATTTGCCCATAAAAATTTCAAAGAAGAATACATGAGTTCTATAGGCTTTTCATCATTAATGGGAATACTTAAAAATTACGAAGTTATTAATCCTTTCGTTACATCAACAAATGATGCATTAAATAGATTAAAACCAGGCTTCGAAGCTCCTGTTTGCATTGTATCTTCTCTAGGACATTCGCCAGAGTTTCCGTCTAGAAATAGATCTATCCTAGTTGGATTAATAAAAGATATAGAAACACCTTTATCAACAAGATTTGAGCTTAGAGCTCCAAATCCTAACTCTAATACTTATCTAGTATTAGCTTCCTGCTATCAATGTATGCTTGATGGTATATCCAAACTTGCTGGAAAATATAGCTTGAAGCAATTAGAAGCGGAATTTTCAAAAAAAGTTGGAGATGAATCAATTTACTTAGAAAAAAATAGAGAGTACAGAAGCGAGTTTGACGTATTTGAGCATTACACAGAATCTGAAAGATCTGAGCTTTTTGGAAAGCCTCCTGCTACTGTATATGAAAATGTGATTGCTTTTGATAGTTATCCTGAAAAAGTTGAAACTTTAATAGAGGGCGAGGTTTTTACAAAAGCTATTATTGATTCATACAAAACCTCAACAATCGATATGTGGATTAACGAGCTTAGAGGAAGAATAATAGAAGACAATATGAATTTAGTGAGAAATTGCTCTAAGGTTCATGATGACGAAATTTCGGATTTAGATATTGTTAACTGGAATAGAATTAATACTTTGAGATGGGAGCTGATGAAGGATAGTGTAGATAAAAAATCTATCTTTACTAATATTAGAAGTCAAATCCTTCTCAATGACCTAAACGAAGTTTCAAACTTGCAAAAAATTATGAGCGATAAAGTTAAATTACTTAAAGAGCTTTATTTAGCATATAAAAAGAACATCTTCTAG
- the miaA gene encoding tRNA (adenosine(37)-N6)-dimethylallyltransferase MiaA, giving the protein MKNKKIIIIAGPTAVGKTALSVSLAKRINGEIISADSMQIYKQMDIGTAKVTASESSGITHHMIDIVSPQDDFTVADYAKLAREKIEDILSRGKVPIVVGGTGLYINSIVFEMDFNNSAPDSGIRNQYNTILLEQGSEYLYSILAKKNPEAANSIHPNNTKRVIRALEILDSKDDFSNFENAQSKYSKYDSKIYILSLERSILYNRINSRVDTMINNGLVDEVKDLLSKGLTNQHQSMKAIGYRQIISYLTNDLSLDDAVDLIKRDSRRYAKRQFTWFKKYKDAKWLDVGSQDIEKLTEEILNDYNKS; this is encoded by the coding sequence ATGAAAAATAAAAAAATAATAATTATAGCTGGACCTACTGCTGTAGGAAAAACAGCACTTTCTGTATCTTTAGCGAAAAGAATTAACGGAGAAATCATATCGGCTGATTCTATGCAAATCTATAAGCAGATGGATATTGGAACAGCTAAAGTCACTGCTTCTGAATCATCTGGAATAACTCACCATATGATCGATATTGTATCTCCACAAGACGATTTCACTGTAGCTGATTATGCTAAACTTGCTAGAGAAAAAATTGAAGACATTCTTTCTAGAGGTAAAGTACCTATAGTAGTAGGTGGCACTGGGTTATATATAAATTCTATAGTATTCGAAATGGATTTTAATAATTCAGCTCCAGATTCAGGAATAAGAAATCAATATAATACTATTCTCTTGGAACAAGGATCTGAATATTTATATTCTATTTTAGCTAAAAAAAATCCTGAGGCTGCTAATTCAATTCATCCTAATAATACTAAAAGAGTTATACGTGCTTTAGAAATATTAGATTCTAAAGATGACTTTTCAAATTTTGAAAATGCTCAAAGTAAATATTCTAAGTATGATAGTAAAATCTATATTTTATCTCTCGAAAGATCAATACTTTATAATAGAATAAACTCACGTGTGGATACCATGATAAATAATGGATTAGTCGATGAAGTAAAAGATTTGCTTTCGAAAGGCTTGACTAACCAGCATCAATCTATGAAGGCGATAGGCTATAGACAAATCATCTCATATTTAACTAATGATTTATCACTTGATGATGCTGTTGATTTAATAAAAAGAGATAGCCGTAGATATGCTAAAAGACAATTTACTTGGTTTAAAAAATATAAAGATGCGAAATGGCTTGACGTAGGGTCGCAAGATATTGAAAAATTGACAGAGGAGATTCTTAATGATTATAATAAATCGTAA
- a CDS encoding zonular occludens toxin domain-containing protein, with product MITLFCGTPGSGKSLMVAKEILFEIRVKKRNVICCNMSVNPDYVCRQGKNDGKLLFAPTYAQIQNPYYLFEYAKKYHKKGIEGQTLIVFDEIQELLSPTVCKRMRTENPDYVKDWLTFFSQHRHLGYDVYFVTQYDRMLVHDIRYLVEYKNIHRKLRNNGDTGFLIAFFLRLIFGIELFIQISTWCATREKMGHRFYWYSKKLSKVYDSYKKFADMQTQDSVACKPATVGSANFIEQMESFNKVVEFPENKKTS from the coding sequence ATGATTACTCTATTTTGTGGTACTCCAGGAAGTGGAAAATCTTTGATGGTTGCTAAAGAAATACTTTTTGAAATTAGAGTAAAAAAAAGAAATGTTATTTGTTGTAATATGTCGGTTAATCCTGATTATGTATGCAGGCAGGGAAAGAATGATGGAAAGCTTTTGTTTGCTCCTACTTATGCTCAAATACAGAATCCTTATTATCTCTTTGAATATGCTAAGAAATATCATAAAAAAGGAATTGAAGGACAGACACTTATAGTATTTGATGAAATTCAGGAACTTCTTTCTCCTACTGTGTGTAAAAGAATGAGAACTGAAAACCCTGATTATGTTAAGGACTGGCTTACTTTCTTCTCTCAGCATCGTCATTTAGGTTATGATGTTTACTTTGTTACCCAGTACGATCGTATGCTTGTTCATGATATCAGATATCTTGTTGAATATAAGAACATCCATAGGAAGCTTCGTAATAATGGCGATACTGGTTTCTTGATTGCTTTCTTCTTAAGGTTAATTTTTGGAATTGAATTGTTTATTCAAATAAGTACCTGGTGTGCTACTCGTGAAAAAATGGGTCATAGATTTTATTGGTATTCTAAAAAATTAAGTAAAGTTTACGATTCTTATAAAAAGTTTGCGGACATGCAGACGCAGGATAGCGTAGCGTGCAAGCCTGCGACTGTCGGGTCTGCGAATTTTATAGAGCAAATGGAAAGTTTTAATAAAGTTGTTGAATTTCCTGAAAATAAAAAGACTTCATAA
- the hfq gene encoding RNA chaperone Hfq, with product MKNSINLQDQLLNQARKEKIFLTIFLVNGVQIKGTIKGFDNYVILLDSDSKQNLVYKHAVSTIIPAKVLTFKVGDEE from the coding sequence TTGAAAAATTCAATAAATCTTCAAGATCAACTTTTAAATCAAGCAAGGAAGGAAAAAATATTTCTAACAATATTCTTGGTTAATGGAGTTCAAATCAAAGGAACTATAAAGGGTTTTGACAATTACGTAATCTTGCTAGACTCAGATAGCAAGCAAAATCTAGTATATAAACATGCTGTATCTACTATAATCCCAGCTAAAGTCCTTACTTTCAAAGTAGGAGATGAAGAATAA
- a CDS encoding tyrosine-type recombinase/integrase → MIKIHNKSDKPDNIVAKQHHIIDKCIEIETALPHFMKDYFIYLKNAVSLSTRLAYLEDIEFFLKYLISNDESYIHLNNLSEITIEQFSKLKARDINYFIGEYCTRYLKSINGNDYLFKNDNRSLARKKSSLSSLFKYMYRNNQLENNITDGFNPIKLPKPQPDAIKKLAVDEVAIMLDIVSTGEGLTDKEKIYWEKTKLRDKAILLFFVTYGLRLSEIQQLNLSSFNYGRDEFKIYRKRSKEALMPLNSTIKKALDDYISCERPNSDLLDENNEDALFLSIQNKRLTMKAIRELVKKYTSLAMGTTRDKGYSPHKLRATAASSLIDYGFSIYDVKTLLDHENITTTQLYSAQRKNLKRDIIKNFEWNDEKK, encoded by the coding sequence ATGATAAAAATACATAACAAATCTGACAAACCAGATAATATTGTTGCCAAACAACACCATATAATAGATAAATGTATAGAAATCGAAACTGCTCTGCCTCATTTTATGAAAGATTATTTTATATATTTAAAAAATGCAGTTTCTTTATCTACAAGGCTTGCCTACCTCGAAGATATAGAATTTTTTTTAAAGTATTTAATTAGTAACGATGAATCATACATACATTTAAATAACCTGTCTGAAATTACTATAGAACAATTTTCTAAGTTGAAAGCTAGAGATATTAACTATTTTATTGGAGAATACTGTACAAGATACTTAAAATCAATAAATGGAAATGATTATTTATTTAAAAATGACAATAGATCTTTAGCTAGAAAAAAATCCTCTCTATCCTCTTTGTTTAAGTATATGTATAGAAATAATCAATTGGAAAATAACATAACTGATGGTTTTAATCCAATAAAATTGCCAAAACCTCAACCAGATGCTATAAAGAAGCTAGCAGTTGACGAGGTTGCCATTATGCTAGATATTGTATCCACAGGAGAAGGATTGACAGATAAAGAAAAAATATATTGGGAAAAGACTAAATTAAGAGATAAAGCTATTTTGCTTTTCTTTGTAACCTATGGACTTAGATTGTCTGAAATTCAGCAATTGAATTTGTCATCATTTAATTATGGCCGTGACGAATTTAAAATTTACAGAAAAAGATCTAAAGAAGCGTTAATGCCATTGAATTCAACGATAAAAAAAGCTTTAGATGATTATATATCCTGCGAACGACCAAATTCTGACTTACTTGATGAAAATAATGAGGATGCTCTTTTTTTATCCATACAAAATAAACGGCTAACAATGAAAGCTATCAGAGAGCTTGTAAAGAAATATACTTCTCTTGCTATGGGTACTACTAGGGATAAAGGGTATAGTCCACATAAATTAAGAGCAACTGCAGCAAGCTCTCTTATTGACTATGGGTTTTCTATTTATGATGTTAAGACTTTACTTGATCATGAAAATATAACTACTACACAATTATATTCAGCGCAAAGGAAAAATTTAAAAAGAGATATAATAAAGAATTTTGAATGGAATGATGAAAAAAAATAA